From Solanum lycopersicum chromosome 4, SLM_r2.1:
ATGAGTCACCAAATGTACCAACTTCTCTGATGATGCGTTCCGGTCAGCTTTCACCAAGTAATTCAGGAAATGAAAGTTCGAGCAAGCACAATCTTGACTTCGGAAATTCTGAATTTAGTGAAGCTGAGATGAAGAAGATTATGGCAGATGAAAGACTTGCTGAGATTGCAGTTTTAGATCCCAAGCGTGCTAAAAGGTATGGAAATAGATGCTAATGTATTCTAGTTTATATTTGTATCCCATTAAGAAGCATAAACTTGTGTTAtccatgaaaaattgaaaaaatatatataaggaGGGTGCTACATATACAAGTGTACCTGATAGTTTCTTTCCTCAGGATACTGGCTAATCGTCTGTCTGCTGCTCGATCCAAGGAGCGTAAAACACGTTACATCTCAGAATTGGAACACAAGGTTCAAAAGCTACAGACAGAAACAACTACCTTATCCACACAAGTTACAATCCTGCAGGTGCCTGTAGAAAATATTGTGGTGTACCTTCAATACTTCTTTTATGAACTTCGGTTTGTTTACTGGATTTTCATTCTTGTTACAGAAAAATTTTGTTGAGATTTCAAGCCTGAACAGTGAGCTGAAATTCCGCATCCAAGCCATGGAGCAACAGGCACAGCTTAGAGATGGTATTACCGTtccaatttcttttttctttcgttTTCCAAGTCCCTAGTGTGTTGCAAAAAGGTATCTAGAATGAAATAAGATATGTTCCATAGTATAATCGTTTTAAATTAGAATATACtctaatgtatttttttttacctcttaaaattaaattcatcaaaCTTGGAGAAGTTTGGAAATAATTGGGTGTTTACTGAATACAGCTGGATAATTAGTTTACAGAAAGAGAAGTTTgcaaatttaagttttataaaaagaaaagctTGGAACTTGGCCTGATTTGAGCTTCATGGTTCTAGCCTTCtaaatattgaatttgttgCTATCGTTTGAAGAATTTGGGAGGAAGGGAATTTTAATGGTTCCCGTGAACTCATAATTAAGTAGATCAGTTTCGTGAAGTACTTTTATGTGAGGTGCAAAAAGAGAAGAATAAATTAGTTTACAATGGCATATAGAGACTTTGGAAGGGGAAAATAGGGGGAGAAGGACTATGGCCTGCTGGAAGGAAGACAGGGAGAGAGATGGTAGAAATCCATTTTGGATCTGTGAAGATAGGCGAAGAATACTCTGAAGGAAGCCAAATAGGAAACATACTGTTCGTGTCAGGGAAGCCGATGAgataaatggaaaaataattagGGACCCAAGTTCACAATAATAACTCAATGATATGTGAAAATGATGCACAATCAATATCTCTTTGATTACTTTTGTTTGGTTGGTtggaaattttcaaaatgtaaGCAATGTGAAAATTTCAATATCCCTCACTGAGCACTGAAAAACCCGAGCCAGATAACCAAAATATTTGATGTACCTGTTTCAGTAATAATATTTGATTCTAACCAGTAACTAGCTGGCCTACTCAGGAGGCATGATTTTCTTAAACAGTTCCACAACATCAACATCTCCTACTGAAAAACACCCGAACTTCAATATTACCAAATGCCGTGTCACAGATAGTCAAGAAGTAAGATTTTCCAGCAGGACCTGTTTGTGTTCGTCTTTGTTACTAAGTTCTCTCTATAACAGTGCCCATTTTATTGTTTTCCCCAGTTCTGGTCATGAAGTCTTAAGTAGGTATTTGAAAAACATTATATTTTCCAAAAAGCAAGTTTGCCTGTGTTTGTTTGATTATCTCAGGATACATTTATATTAATCTGAAGGAAGGACAAGTTATACTGTTCTAGTCTTTTGGATTTGACAAGGGACAAGGTCCAAATCGCATTTTATACTCTACATTCAAGACATATAGATATGCTGATACTATGTGAACATCTGATGCACCTGCCCATAAATATGGATATTCATAATTTTAGCTTTCCGCTGCAGCTCTGCATGAGGCATTAACTGCAGAAGTCCAACGTCTAAAGCTTGCTGCTGGGGAACATAGGGAGGAAGGACGGTTGCCTAATAACATGACACAACAGACGCCAGTGAAGCATAATATGTTCCAGATGCAGCGTCAACAGCCTAGTCAAATGCAACAATTATCTGTTGGTAAAGCATCTGCGGCTTCAGCAACACCTGCATCCGCCTAGTGGGCGAACATTAAAGCCTTTGAGGAGGTGAAGATTATCTCTACATGAAGCCTAAAAGTTTATTACTTCAATTATCGGTCTTACATGCTACGCACAAACAGTGAGAAACTAAGCTTTCATAtagtattatatttatataagtttcttatGTGTGTCTGGCTACAATTTATACTATATGTAGTGAATCATTATTTTGTTCTTTGGAAATGACTGTATCAATAAATTGGAGTCAAACTTTGTGGTGCCAATGTTTTCTCCGATACTGTTCTCTACTTCTAAGGGAACTTTAAGCCCTTTTGCCTGGCTGTTAATTTGCACTTGCATAGTATAAAATCCATCTGCATACCATATACAATAGACCCTTCTGATCCGAAACTCCGATCAGGGAGCTTAGTGTGGACTATAACTCATAAAAAGTAGTAGTTCTATGAATTTGGGCCACTTCACCGTATTATTGGTTCAATGGGACTAGCACAACCAGACAAAGAGATCACACACTGTCTTGTTTCCCTCatcttcaataaaaaaaagaaaaaattaaagtagtCAAAGTTGCAGAAAAGCAGATAGTTGCCCAAAGCATCTTGCAACAAGAGTTGCATCACCCACGAGTCGAATCTATGACTTATACACATATGAACTCGAAATTATTTTAGATAAGGAATACTTagatattatgtttattttttcaacaacCAATTGAAAAACCTCTACTTAGTTGTTAATCACATGAAAACAGTCtcataataattttaagttctaataaacaaaaaaaaaaagtccaagagataattccaaaaaaagaagaaaaaagaaaaaaagaatatggaTAATGACCAAAGAGTACAAAATAAAAGCATATACCTTCTTTTCAAATAAAGAATACCTCGAAATTCTTTATTCTTTAACAGACTAAACCCGCGGGAACCTTAAACCCTACTACACACAATTCTATAAATCTCTAACATTATAAAATTTcagtaaatttttaaaatataattatttaaattttgtttcaaaatctATAACCAAACgaataatataagtaaaaagaataaaaagaagaaaaaagccagtagtagtagtaattaTCCATTCCACCAATtggtatttatattttgaactcacgtaattttatatcttttaatttattaaaccaATAAAAAGCTCACATTCTCGGAATACACAAAACAAATCTTCTTTTTAATAACTCTCAATGCTGTTGTAGGGTTTCAGATGTTTTCCTTCTAAAACTTCTTTTGCCGCCGATTACTTACAAATCTctgttttttttactaatttttgtgGGTTTTGTGGTACTGACGTTGAGGTTTAGCAAGATCtgatttttaaaaactttttttttgaattttttgaccGTTGAGTTCGCCGGAGATGTCGGAAGTGGTGGTGGTGAAAGGTGGGGAGTTGTTGTTTTGTGGAAGTACTTGTTGGGATTCTGTTGGTCGCCGGAAAGGTTTGACGGAGGGGAATTTGGTGTCGCCGACGAGGCTTCGTCCGCTTGTTGGTGTCGACATTTGTTTTGTTGCTGCTGGCTGCGGTATACTCTGTTCTGATTGTTTTTTTTCagattattttttcttagttGTATACTTAGTTGATTTTGTTTAGTGCTCAAAAATGTTGTGAAATGTATGTTGAGGATTCGTATAGCGGAACCCAATTTAAAGTTATCATCTTTATTGTGAGATTATGGGGGATTTTGGCCATGACTTAacgtttggccataaaattcCGGAATTTGAAGAACACGGAAAAGTTGTTTTCACTTCAAAAtacttaaataagtaaaaaaaacaacTCCATTTTGTGTTCATGGTTAAACACAACTCCAAAAACTactcttttgttttttcaaatactGACAATTTTCAAGGCTAAACGCTTCCATAATGTGATTGAAGACTTCCCTTTTTGATTGCTTACTTTCATTCTTGGTGGAAATGCAGCTTCTTGTCACTGTGTAGCGCTAGATACTGAAGGTCGTTGTTATACATGGGGAAGGAATGAGGCAAGTGTGTTGTCTGTGttcgtttttattttcttttgtgcCTTTTTGTGTTGTTTTCTCGATGTAGGGAATCTGAAGTGTGTTGTGACTTTGCAGAAAGGGCAGCTTGGTCATGGAGATAAAATTACACGTGATAGACCAACGGTTGTTTCAGAACTATCTAAGTAAGTTTTTTCTTGGTTTTGTTCCTCTATCAGTGACAGATATTGTAGTAAAAGTTTCAAAATATGTATTAAGTTCAAATCCATACCACGAAGGAGTGAAGGGTGCATAGATATGCCGTATCCACTTCTTAAAATCCTAAATTCAccctcttttttcttcttatagtTGTTtgattcttctctttttcttgaaaACATTGAGACAAGATCCCATCTTtctactctctttttttttttaagaaaaagaatttacctttttattttattttgtcattgCGCTCTTATCACTTGAGCAAAGCCTTGGGGCAATGCATACTTCTAGGGTACATGTAAAAAATGAGAtggaaagaaaataatgttataatGGTGAATATTCTGATGGACAgtaatgtttgtttttttaactcAGAACTGAGATTTTGTGTCTAGAAGTAAGAAATTCTTTCAATGTCCTTCTTATATTTCCTGAATGGTTAGCCCATGTCTCCTGAAGCAATTATGTCTATCAAGTACTTATCTCTGGCATCACTTAAAACTTTTTTGTTCCAGGTATAAAATTATTAGAGCTGCAGCTGGAAAGAACCACACAGTGGTAGTTACAGATGACGGACAGTCCTTTGCTTTTGGTTGGAATAAACATGGGCAGCTCGGTATAGGCTCTGTAAAAAATGGTGAGCTCCTTTGTTATCCTCTGTTGCTCCTTACCTTCTCTGTTTCTGACTCACTTGCATCAAAAGAGAAGACCTTCTGTTAGTATTCAAATTGTTGTTGTCTCAGTTGCATGCACATTATTTCATCTCCCTCTTTGATCATGCATTTATCTTCAGATATGACCTAGGTCAAATGGGTCCTTCATTTGTTTTATAACTCATGTCAAAACGGGAGTAACAAGTGTGTGGATTCATCATATTTATACAAAGTTACCAAAAACCTAGATGCACATGTATTGGATACTTAAACATATCTGTCATTAACACACGCTTTTGCATCTTGACGCCTACACGAAAGTACCAACTAAGTGAGGCTAAGGGCACAACCTGGTTTTCACCAAGTTTCTAGGTTTAAGCATGCTTTAAACAAACCTTTAACAAAGCTAATCTAGTGTAGGGAAgaacaataaatttattattatgtaagCTAGTGTAGGATccaagttaaaaaaatatgagcTAGTTTAGGATGGAACCAAGAATTTGCTTTAAGCAACGTTGTCTTTTTTTCCTAGAAATATTAGTTCACTAATTTCTTCTGTCTTggcttattttttctttcatttataaaACAAACTAAGATCATCTCTTTTTTGTATTGTTGCAGAAACTGAATTATCTCCAGTCCGGTGTGCCGTCACTGAAGTCAACTCTGTAGCTTGTGGGGCTGACTTTACTGTGTGGCTAACCTCAGTTGAAGGAGcttctatattgtatggtttgTAAAGTTTTTACTTTCTATTACATTGATAATGCTGTgtacaaataaaagattttgGTAGTGGCATTTTCATCTCTAACTTTTCTTGCACTCtgattttcatgctattcgtgtCTTCTAGAACTGCTGGTTTGCCTCAGTATGGTCAGCTTGGTCATGCTACTGACAACGAGGTACACTTCATGAAAAAGTTTTTAGTTTATCTTCTGTGACATGGACAAAGACTTccaatattttattgttatttatcgGAAGTTCTAGACCTCTACATGCTGTATAACAAATTAACAATCTCAAATTGCAATATTACCTATCGGCAACAATATGTCATGACAAGATCATCTGTTCAATTTGATTGATAGTGATTCAGCTTTTGTGATACTTCTACATAAATTGAAATCACAATTAGCAGGCAATTGGATGAGTATAGTTGTTATCGTCTCCCATCTATCTTGTATTCTGTTCAATGCCTTTTTGTCCATTGCAACAGTATGCACTTGTTCTTTTTGCTAATAGAGAGTGGAAATTTTTATCAAATGAGATCCTACCTCTGAATACTGACTTCTATATTTCTCCCTCAGCTTTGATTTCTTCCTGCTTTAGGCACatgaagttttatattttatgaagtaAGGTGTTCCATTAAAAAGAGCTTGCGCTTTATGAACATAAAGTTCTGGAGATATTGGTGCACTAAACAGGCAAAATATTTAGGGATACAAACGCCTCTTTCGTGTGACTGTGCAGCATCATTGGAGGATATTTGCagaacttcatttattttttactattgatCTTTTGGAATGTATTGCATGACATGATCTATACATGCTGATGTCGGGTGCTAATTGCTGTATCAAACGACCTTAATATAGTCATGTTTCTGCCTTTTCCATTTCTTGTTTCCTTGCTTTTCCAATTTCTATTTACTTATGCTTCTTGCCAATCTGAAGCATGTACTTGATAAGCGTTGTGGATAGCACAATTTCCACAAAATAATCAGTATTttcctattcctaaaagaaaCGTTGTTTTGTTCTCCTTCATAGTGGAGTGCTTTTATACTTCATATTACTCTTTTGTTTCCTGATGATATCTGGTCTAGTATTTCTCCAAAATTAAGTGTGGAAACCTAAATGTAAATGCACCAAATTGGGAAGACGATAGTAACTATTTTGCCCTTCCATGACAATACCCTTGATGTATAAATTTGGAACTTGTTGTCATGAAGGCATTCACACAGTGTTATCTTTAAATTTGAACTGGGAGTTGTTGCCTTGTTTGAATGATTTGAGGATGCCCTGTAACATGCAGTATAATACCAAAGATAGCTCTGTAAGGCTAGCTTATGAAGCTCAACCCAGACCTAGACCTATAGCTGCCTTTTCTGGAGAGACTGTTGTCAAAGTCGCTTGTGGAACAAACCACACAGGTTCATCTCAActtcattttaataaatttgtatattgtcatctttcagaTATGTCTAGTGCATTTACCTTCTTTTTTTCTGGATTTCAGTTGCAGTGGATAAGAGTGGATATGTTTACACGTAAGTTCCACCTTAGCTCTTTTGTATGGATTTTACCCTGTGTACAGAAGCTAATTTGTTCTTTCTCTGTTTTGACAATCAAATCTTAGGTGGGGATTTGGCGGTTACGGGAGGTTCGTACATCCTATTTCATATTTGCATATTCAGATCTATGTTAATGGACGTCTGTTGAACCGCCTTGGCTTTCCATACTCTTTTTGGGCCCTTATTATAATAAACATgaaatgtttgatttttttggatTACAGGCTTGGTCATCGAGAACAGAAGGACGAGTTTGCTCCTCGACGAGTTGATGTTTTTACACGGCAGAATGTCTTGCCTCCAGATGCAATAGTTTCAGCAGGTTCTGCCAGCTCATCATGTACTGCCGGTATGATTCGTCTTGTTTTCTCTCCATTCTGTTTTGATATCATTCTTGAAATCTTATCCAGTGCACTTATAAGTTACTGTGTATTCACATGAGATGACATCATATTTGATATCTCTATTAGCTGCACTCATTTTACACAACTTTTTGTTTCCAAAAAAATCTTTCCGCAAGTTGTCCAAACTGCTTAAAGTATAAGTTGAATGAGTATTCAAATGAGTGAATTGCCTTTATTAAATCTATGTTCTGACCAACTATGATTGTATATATAGTGTTTGCTCATTTAGTTATTGCTTTGAGGAGTGTGAACATCTAGCAAGCTGACActtatatgtaaaaaatatgtaaaattaatgTGCGGTTATATATGGTTTAGTATGGATTACTTGTGAAAATAGGTAAACGCTAATCTAATCCATGTTAATGCTTAACGAGTTcgattaatttcaaaattttgaaaaatcaagtaGTTCGAGTATTTTCACATTAGTAACTCATGATAGTCTGTCTTTATTGCGGATTTGGTATTGGATATGTTTTGCAAAGCTTACATAGGTGGAGTTTAGAGTTTGAGTAATCATTGGTGAATGgtgatgaaaaaaaagaaaatgtccaaataaaaaaaacatgatgcTAAATAGAAACAGCCTTTCTACCTTTGAGGTAGAGGTAATGTTTGCATACTATCTTCCCCGAATCCCCTTTTTGGGACTACACTGGGTATTTTGTTGTATAATTGTAGTAAAtagtatttaaatattattattattattaactattattttgtatgtaattaatttatttttcattttatttttatatggtaTGATGATGACATCAGTTTGAACTTAAATGGAGATAATTATTCATATAGCTGACCTCAACTTGGTTGGGGCTGAGACATATAGTTGTTGTTGAAGtaaaatttatgtttgaaaTTTGCGCTGCAAGCCTGCAAGTAATCTGAAGATATGATGAGGTCACGTTCTACTAATTGCAAATGACTTGGCACttctaataaaatattcttgtgCAGGAGGAGGGCAGCTTTACATGTGGGGAAAAATTAAGAGCACAGGAGATGATTCGATGTATCCCAAACCTCTTCTGGATTTGAGGTTATGATGTTAACAGCATTTGCATctccaattttttattttggtcatATAGTATTAGTGTAGATACAACATGAGTTGCATGTGTGATAAATTCCACATTTTTggttgaattattatttatccATAATTTCTGGTTAGAACCATCTGCAATAACATCTATGAAGagttcaattttcttttccttgtgTCTCGTGACTAGGGGTGATGGAGTGATTTCATTGCAAAGTCCTAGCAGAGAGTCTCTACTCTTGTATTTAATTATGAGATTCAATATTTCATGTTGGAATgttatttaaaatcaatcacATGGTAATAATGTATTGTTGTTTCTGCCCCCATAATCATTGGCTTGGATTGTTTTAAACTGGATATTCTCATTTCAGAagcacaatattttttttcttttgtcgcTAAGTCTATAGGACTGATAATATGTATTTCTAGTGGGTGGAACCTCCGATGTATGGATTCTGGCTATATGCACCACTTTGTTGGTGCTGATTCCTCTTGCATAAGTTGGGGCCTTGCACAGTGTGGGGAGCTGGGTTATGGACCACATGGACAGAAGTAGGTTTGATTCATATCTTgtgttttacttttctttttggtgACTTGTGTGCGTTTTGCTCATTTATTTTGTCTATTTTTCTAAAGATCTTCTGCAGTTCCTAAGAAGGTGGACATTTTAGATGGCATGCATGTTATCAGGTTAGTGTAtttctgtttaaaaaagaaattttggaAGATGGAACTTTACATCAGAGTCTGAATCCTAGTGCGTTCCTTTTTGTGTAGTGTTGCTTGTGGATTTGCCCACTCCATGGTTGTTATTGATAGGACAAATGTTGAGGATCGACTTGAGCAGGTAATGTTATGGTTACAAGGTAGTGTTGCTTGTGAATTAGAATATGATTTTTTCAGTTTATATGTACAGGTTTTTGGTTGAGTGTAATATTTGTTTGTGGATGGGTGTTGGTGTGTGTCTGGGGGTGCTGATACATACATcagtttcaatttttctttatttgtattaatttgCTCGTGTAAGTTATCTAATTTCTCCCGTTTTACCTGACAGCTTGATGTATATGATGGCAAGGCTTCTGAGGAAGGTATAGGTCTAAGCTTCATCTATCTTCATAAGTTTTAGCTAATTGTACTAtttcatttggaaaatatacTGGTTTTCCTCTGAATTTGCTTCAAGGGCAGTTGACTTAAGTAGCCATTGAATTGCTAATTCCTTGGGAGATGAAAGAACAAGGAGTCTGTTAATGATGTTCAATTCATCTACTTTGTCCTTGAGTCCTTATCTGTTTTCGATACAATGCAGGATAAGGTTTGATTGTATATGCTATTTGCAAATAATAATATGTCAAAGAGTCCATATGACATCTACATTCagacaatttatatatatatatgttcaatTTCAAGGACAATAGCTTGATATATGAAGATTTAATGCGCAGGACAAAAATTTGTTGCTAAGTATAGGAGAATATCATGATTAGGTGAAAGTGAAGTGAAACTAGATTAGTTTTTGTGGTGCCTAGTACAGACTtcaaatatgtacatttaggctTCTAGGAATATATAGTGATAGATGCAATATAACAATTAGGATAAATTAAAGGACTGTGCTGGGACTGCTATGTGATAGAAGTCATCTAACAAGCTACAGTCAAGTTTTATAGAACGGTTGTGAGACTAGTAATGTTGTATTGGGGTGAATATAGGTCTGCAAAGCCCACATGTCCTCGAGATGAATGCCATAGATGTTGATATCATTGAACATAGAGGATACACAGAGAATTTTGCTTGAGACACTTTTGCCATGTCTTACAGACTTCGAGATGTATCATCTGCAGGCACAACTATATGATAGTTTGAAGGTGCAACAATATGCttgaatttcatttaaaatgataattgaaaataatgagCTAGACTTGAAATCACATGTGtttggtttttttaaaaaagattttacaATTTAGCAAAATCAGTGTTAACTTGCCTAATAACTAATTGCATGAAAGAATAGTAATCTTAGTGTTAATACCAACTAGTTTGGATTAATCACTTAGTTATTGTTTCTTATGTTTGGTTGTTTATtaggatttttcttttttattgtgGTCAGagacatattattttggtggaGGATAAGTATTGAGATTTGCAAATTCTCTAGTGTCAAAACAGTCTTAATTTCTCTTAAAAGACAAATCTTAAAATTGGAATAATATAACAAATTGTgttgtcaaaaaaataatataacaatttgTGTCAAATTTTTCCGATTTGTTTTATCGAAATCCTTGTACACAGACATGACAGGTGAAAGGTTATACTTCTCTTGTTGAACTGAGGAGATAGTTGGCATGCAGCCCTATTTATTTTACAATCATTTACCTTTTTTACTATAGTTCCAAATTGTTCTTTGCTGCAGTGGGGGCAGAACCTGTGAGTGAATCTCCAGCTTCTAAAAAGACTACCAAAAAGGCATCTGCTAAGGCGCCTGCAAAGTCAAATAAACGGAAGAAGTCAAAAGATGCATCTGAATCTGAAGATGAGGAAGAGGAAAATAGTGATGATGAAAGTGATGACTATGAGGAACAATCGAATGGGCGGGCCAAGTCTTCCGGCAGGGGTCGAGGAAAGGCTGCTGGCAAAGCTATAGCTGCTAAAAAGGGCGCTGGTCGAGGAAGGGGTCGGGCTCCAGCAGCAAACAAAAGCTCCCCACCTGAAGCGAAAGTATCGACAGGTAAAAGGGGAAGGCCGAGGAAATCGTAAGAGTACGGCTTTCCTGGTCAAAATGTAAGGCACTCTCTATATTATGGAATGTATCTTTATTCTCCATTGGCTAATTAGTTGCACTTTCACAAGTTATTAATTTTCGTCATTAACTCCATTCAACATTCTGAAATTTAGCAAGTGTAATCCATTTGCGTAACTTGTAACCCGTATTGACATAGATCATTGACTGAAAAGACAGGTGTTTATCCGAGCTTGTACCTAGTTAAGCTCGTTTTTTGGATAGGAGCGGAAACAGgggaaaagaaaggaaaaacctATTCTGCCCAGTGTACTCTGATGtctatttttgttattaatttgtGGTGCAACTGAAACACATTTGTTCTGAAAATCTATGCTGATTAGTAATATTGCTGTGTAAATGAAGTATTTATCAGAATGTTTTGTTGTAGTTGATCATTTTAACATTTCGTTCTAGCCTTGTTGATGATCAATGATGAGACTTACACAACGATCATGCTGAGTATTGATTTATCTTCCTATAATATCATAAGCATGTTTGGAGTCTACTTGGATAGACAAAAGATGGTTTGTCTATGAGCTAAAAGAACCAGAAAACAGAAAATGTTCTTTGTATCTTAAGAGTTCTGAGGAATTTTTGTAATACAAGTTGAAGTGATTCCAATAAGTACAGTTTAGTGCATAACTATGTTATTGTGTGTGTTTTGGTCCCTACAGTTTTAATTGTGGTTGCTTGTAAAGTCAAGCATGGAACAGATAGCAACTACAATACAAATGTCTTGTTGCTTTCATTTATGGAAAGCTAGAGGTGACTTTTCCCTTTGTAGGGAACAAATGTGGGGGCCTGAtatagtaaagaaaatgaagggAATTTAAGTTTTTATGTCTAAATCTTAGATCTTGTGCAAAGATGATTTGCTTAGGATTT
This genomic window contains:
- the LOC101256481 gene encoding uncharacterized protein isoform X2 — its product is MSEVVVVKGGELLFCGSTCWDSVGRRKGLTEGNLVSPTRLRPLVGVDICFVAAGCASCHCVALDTEGRCYTWGRNEKGQLGHGDKITRDRPTVVSELSKYKIIRAAAGKNHTVVVTDDGQSFAFGWNKHGQLGIGSVKNETELSPVRCAVTEVNSVACGADFTVWLTSVEGASILTAGLPQYGQLGHATDNEYNTKDSSVRLAYEAQPRPRPIAAFSGETVVKVACGTNHTVAVDKSGYVYTWGFGGYGRLGHREQKDEFAPRRVDVFTRQNVLPPDAIVSAGSASSSCTAGGGQLYMWGKIKSTGDDSMYPKPLLDLSGWNLRCMDSGYMHHFVGADSSCISWGLAQCGELGYGPHGQKSSAVPKKVDILDGMHVISVACGFAHSMVVIDRTNVEDRLEQLDVYDGKASEEVGAEPVSESPASKKTTKKASAKAPAKSNKRKKSKDASESEDEEEENSDDESDDYEEQSNGRAKSSGRGRGKAAGKAIAAKKGAGRGRGRAPAANKSSPPEAKVSTGKRGRPRKS
- the LOC101256481 gene encoding uncharacterized protein isoform X1; translation: MSEVVVVKGGELLFCGSTCWDSVGRRKGLTEGNLVSPTRLRPLVGVDICFVAAGCASCHCVALDTEGRCYTWGRNEASVLSVFVFIFFCAFLCCFLDVGNLKCVVTLQKGQLGHGDKITRDRPTVVSELSKYKIIRAAAGKNHTVVVTDDGQSFAFGWNKHGQLGIGSVKNETELSPVRCAVTEVNSVACGADFTVWLTSVEGASILTAGLPQYGQLGHATDNEYNTKDSSVRLAYEAQPRPRPIAAFSGETVVKVACGTNHTVAVDKSGYVYTWGFGGYGRLGHREQKDEFAPRRVDVFTRQNVLPPDAIVSAGSASSSCTAGGGQLYMWGKIKSTGDDSMYPKPLLDLSGWNLRCMDSGYMHHFVGADSSCISWGLAQCGELGYGPHGQKSSAVPKKVDILDGMHVISVACGFAHSMVVIDRTNVEDRLEQLDVYDGKASEEVGAEPVSESPASKKTTKKASAKAPAKSNKRKKSKDASESEDEEEENSDDESDDYEEQSNGRAKSSGRGRGKAAGKAIAAKKGAGRGRGRAPAANKSSPPEAKVSTGKRGRPRKS